The sequence below is a genomic window from Setaria italica strain Yugu1 chromosome IV, Setaria_italica_v2.0, whole genome shotgun sequence.
CTGATGGAAAGGGGGTACACGTGAATCCTTATTCTTGGAACAAAGGTACCAGTCAATTAAACAAAGTTTGTTCACGAACGATAGCACCATTTTCTGTTTTCAATTTCTCTATATGTTGTCATGTATCTTTTCTTGAGCCTTTTGTTTCTGGTCTGCACGGATTGTTTGATTGCAGATACTATCAGTAAACTGCAACTTTTTCCTTTTAAACAATAAACCTCACTTGAGGCAGCAATTTACTACATCTTCAGAATTCAACTTCAACAATAGCATAGATTCTTTGTTTTCGCAGTGGGCACACCATTTCTGATAGGCATACTGGTGGGCTGGTATATACACTATGGGAAGAGTCACAACTGTGAATAGGTATACTTGAAAACCCTTTTTTTCCTTGCaataaggaagaagaagaggtttTCAAGTATGCCTGCCAATTTCTGCATTTTGGATTTGGCTCAGTTACTTCGTGTCATTTGCCTTTTTTATATGCCGAGCTCATATTTATTCATGTTTCACTTGTAAATTGATAGGTTGTCCATCCTTAAATTGTAAGCTCAACCTTCTTGGCACAAATTATTTCCTTTAGTCAAGAAATTGATTCCATCTCTGTTAGATGCAAAGTGCAACTTGACCATTGAATTCATAAACCATTTTTAATTGCTCATAATCATATTGAATGAAGCTTTAGTTTCAGTCTTATAATACTTTTTCTGTTTTAACAAAACTGCAAGTATTACTTTTCTATAGCTAAACTTATCATTCTTCTATTTCTTCCCTTGAGAAACAGAGAATAGCTGTATATCATTTCATTAGTAAAAGAAAGCTTAGCAGTTCTTATACACTCATGGAGTCCAGCTTTATCCCTCAATGACAGATTTGTtaataattctttttattttgcAGTTGCAAATTTATTGTTTGTTGATTCACCTGTTGGTGTTGGTTACTCATACTCAAACACCTCTGATGATATTTTAAGAAATGGGGATGCGAGGACTGGTACTGTAATCCCTGCACTATATATTATCTCGTTTACATGAGATTTCTGGTCCTGAATGTTGCGTCATTAGATTTTGCTCACTGATTCTCTCAATGTTCTATAGCCAAGGATTCTTTGGCGTTCTTACTGAAGTGGCTTGAACGCTTTCCTCAGTACAAGGGGCGTGAATTTTATTTGACTGGAGAGAGCTATGCTGGTCAGTAGCTTTTCTTCTATGAACTTCTGTTTCATGTGTATTAGCAACTTCTtttactaaaaaaataaaaaaactgatGGAACTCCAATTTGGTTAGGTCACTATGTTCCTCAACTGGCTCAAGCCATAAAAAGGTACCATGAGGCGACGGGCAACAAATCGATTAATTTAAAGGGCTACATGGTATGGTTTTGTCGTTTTGGTGATTCTACTTTTACTTCTCCAATGCCATCATGTATTTTGATAATTCAGGAATATCCCTTTTTGTTGGCCAAATTAGATATTTCTAGTCATATTTGTAATTTCCTCTGCAGTTTTTGTTGTCCCTTATGTCCtgtgtctttttttttataaaagaacCTTAAACTTTTGATTCCCAAATTGGGTACATATCTGCTGCGGTCAAGGAAAATTGGATGCTGGCCTTATTCAATGGTGGACTGACCTTTAGCTGTTGCCCATTTAGATGATGTTGTGCTAATTACTATATTTCCTCTTTGTCTTTGCTTTCTTGGCACATCAAAGGAGATCATTTGATAGCTTGCCTTCAACTTCTTTTTTCCATTTAAGACTATATTTTCATCAGTGGGGCTATAAAGTAATACGAGTGTAATTAATCAAGTGGCCACAAGTATATTGTCTGTATAGAGATGCATTTTGAACTGTACCATGAATCCATGATGCGTTAAACTAGGAGCCAGAATTCTAGTCTCGTTTCATTATATCTAAGTCATTTTGTGCAGGTTGGAAATGCTCTCACTGATGACTTCCATGACCACTATGGAATATTTCAATTCATGTGGACTACTGGCTTGATCTCTGATCAAACATACAAGCTGCTGAACATTTTCTGTGACTTCGAGTCCTTTGTGCATACGTCTAAACAGTGTGACAAGATTCTTGATATTGCTAGCAAGGAAGCTGGAAACATTGATTCATATAGCATCTTCACACCTACATGCCATGCAACTTTTGCCTCCTCAAAGAACAAAGTGATGAAAAGGCTACGTGTAAGTTTTTGATATCCAAAACTCAAGCAATATCACATAATTTCAATTTATACCTTATACTAGCAAGGAGCACTTGCGTTGCGATGAATCTCAAATAAAGTTACTATAAGTCCTAAATGCTCGTGTTGACCTAATCATCATACACAGGCAGACATATTTGATTTTAGAAATTTAAGCAGTAATTATTAGTACCATAGATTATGTGAATTCTCTATTGAGGATCCTAATGCCACATCAATATGTATACATGAATGGACACAGAAAATTTCCCAAGGTGAAGGTGGTAAAACCTCCAATCATGAGCATCTCTATTTCTTATAGCAATAAAGATATATCACTGCATTTTGATTCAGCTGCATATTCATGTGTAAGTTGCATGATTGCTGCTTTCTCCAGAACATGAAAAGGAATACTGCAGACTGTTTTCACTTAgcctttttttcaaattttttttttaaggagTTCCCCATATCGGTACAACTTTGACTACACAAACTAGAGCGAAAAGGAATGTCTCCACCTGCAGGTCACAATTGAATCTGCATTCCAGTATTCGCAGATCTTACTGGTGAGGGGTGGAGGTTCGCCACATCAGGAGATTCGGGGTACATGTATATTGTTTTTAAGTGGATTGCATGGAACACTATTAATGTTACATGAGGCAGGAGGCTTTTTAAAGCAAGATTGAAAATTTAAAAGGAAAAATTGGAAGTCCACTGCAATGTGGTGAGAACTATTGGATTAGGTCTCGCATCTAGTTCTGGCTGGGATCTGCAGTTTTGATTTCAATTTGTGAACCCCGATCTACATAGTCCATTCTGTGTGTAGTGCAAATGGGCACTTATGATATTTAAACTGTTCTCATTCATGAACCGACAGTTCCACATATCTTCTCTATATCTGATTCATAAGCATGATTTCTTTTTATAGTCTGTTGGAAAAATGGGAGAGCAGTACGACCCATGCACTGAAAAGCATTCAACTGTGTACTTCAATCTAGCTGAGGTCCAAAAGGCACTTCATGTTAATCCAGTGATTGGAAAATCAAAATGGGAGACATGCAGGTAACTGTTATGATTGCATTTTAGACATCTGTTGCTGTCATTATCCTGACATGTTGGAACCTGAATTCTTCTTGATGAATTAACAAGAGATTCAGCTTATAAATTTCCATTCTCATTGGAATGgttcttatatttttttatttgtagtAATACTGTTTATTTTTGGCAAGAATAAAAGATTATCGATTTTATTTCCCACTGCATGATGTATGGTTAATTGGTTATTGATCTTATTACTGccacaagattttttttatttgggtCCTTGTACTGCCAATTCTACTGTTATATGTTTATGCTTTTCAATATGAATATGCATTACTTGGACTGGACTTTTCATTTCTCAAGGTTATTTCATATTTTGCACTAACTGAACTGGGAAACATGAATACCAATGGCACAAATACCTAATAAGCATATTAGGAAACATGTTTATTTTGTCATCCATCTTTTAATACTATATTTTGGGACTGATATTCTCTACAGTGGAGTTGTTAATAATCATTGGGGGGACTGCGAAAGATCTGTGCTGCATATCTATCATGAACTTATACAGTATGGCCTTCGTATATGGGTGTTCAGGTGATTCCTAACTCTATGGACTTTTAAAAGAAGGTTGCTATACCATCCAAGTGGCTCTTATATGTTCTTTAGCAGAGTTTTAAGAATAATTTTGGTTTGCTCTAAAAAAGGAAGAATGGGTTCGGTTTCTTGGCTCATCTAGAAAAATGGCATAGCTTAGTTCTACTACCTTCAGTACTTTTGGTCCAATAACATGGTTGCATGCTGTAACAATGATGTAACACTTCTTTCAAGGAACTAATTTATTTATTCATATGAAGGTTGTGAAAGAAAGTAACACAGATTAAAGATAAAGAtgttttgtcttttttttttctaatttttttgtttcaaatttTGTGCAGTGGAGATACAGATGCAGTGATTCCTGTGACATCAACTAGATATAGCATTGATGCTCTGAAGCTTCCAACAGTAACTCCATGGCATGCTTGGTACGACGATAATGGAGAGGTAGGGCTTTTATCACCTCAACCTATCATTGAGTCCGTTAAGCATAAGCACATGGTCTTGAACCTGTAGAAGTCTGTACCTACTTGGCCACCTAAGTCAGATAGGAAATTCCCAAATCTTGGTCACATGCTATACTTGTAATGTTGTCCTTTTCAAATGGGACCCACTATATTTTACGGGCCCGTGCAATGTAAAATTCTTTATGTCATTTGTGATTTCTCGCTACAAAAATATGTTCTTCTTTGGAGTATCCATCAACCATTCCTAATTTCTGATTCTTGTATGTTTGAATAGGTTGGTGGCTGGAGTCAAGGGTACGAGGGACTCACCTTTGTGACTGTTAGGGGTGCAGGCCATGAAGTTCCTCTTCATCGGCCCAAACAGGCTCTCACACTCATCAAATCATTCTTGGCTGGGACTCCAATGCCTGTGCAATCCAGTGCCCACAGCGACATGTAACCTGTACTGCTACAACTGATTCAAGACATGGCCATCATCAAAGTTCCATCTCAGCCAAGTCAGTCACTTGTTTGAACCCCACTTGTTCTGCAACTTGCTATAGCTGTTTATGTATCCAAGCTACTGGTGCCACTGTGCGAGTTACCATAGCCGTTTATTTGTCGGGCTGTGCTGGTGCTTGGTACCAATTATCCCCTAAGAAAACTGGGGGAAAAACTGTGGAATAGTTTTTGTTGCCACGGAACTGAAACAGCGTGTTGAACTGTTGATGTTACTGCGAGCCTAAGAATAAATTTGCATCAGTTTCACAGTACTGTATTAGAAAACATTGCATCAGTCTTTTTTTATGCACAAGGTGTGATTTCTGATGTTTGCAATAATGATCCAGACTTGGATGACTGCAATACCATTGTGTTGCACCTGTTTGAACTGTATTATTTCCACTCTAGAGGTCTTCATGGTTCAGAGACACAGGCTTCTCTCTGATGAACTGTGGTGAATGATTCTATACTGTCGGAGACTGCAAAGCTATTTCAGCAGCCTCCTCAAGACCATGGTGTTAAACCATCACCACCCCACTAGATTAAGTTGTTCTTGAGGTGGCTGCACAATGGACATGTACTAGCAGGTGATAAACCTGAAATAGAGATGTTCTATCCTGATACTGTTCTGAAGCTGTTTAATGCTTATCATCTGATGAGCCGGAATGGTAACTATTATCATCGACATTGATCTTTGATCACAACAGGATACCTAGCATTGGCCATCAGCATTCTGATCATCGGAATGGAAGGCAGATATTGTCATGCCAATATCAAGACTGGTTTGATACTCTCGGTATGAGGTAGTGGCACATGATGGTTTGGTACAAATATCTCGGTAAGAATCTTTGCCTGTGTatcatgccttttttttttggcacatGTATGTCTTGTCATTGAATCGCTTTTCTTCAGATGATTCCACTTATGGTTCAGCCCTAATTGATCCGACTTTTTGAATTTAGCTTCAAAAGCATATAAATGGTAACCTATTGTTAAGATCAAATCTTCAGCTCTTGCAACTTCACTGTTCTTCAGGATTTACTGGTTGTGTCCCTGCAGACAATGAGACAAATAACTACTGTTGCTCATTCCTGTTTTGTGCAAAGTGTTTCCAGATTTGCAGAGCACATTAGTTGTCACCATCAGCTGTAAAAATGAATCCGCACTACATTGCTAAGCCTTTTGCAGATGAACACCTCATAAGTGTCAGCAGTCCTTTTCAGAAAGCAGCAACTGTAGCTCTTGATATATACAAAGGTATGCAGACCTTATTCTGCTCTACATGCTTGTACATATCATTTTTCAGGTTTTAGTGTTACCACTTATCGAAAGTTTGAAACACCACCCTCCACTGAGGAGAAAGCCAAGGCACATTCTTGCCCTTTTATCTTTAGGCACCCTCTTTTTTGTTCCTTTTCAATCTTTTCCTATTGGTCGTGCATTTTGAAATGATGTGTGATTTGATTGTCAATTTCTCTCCGACCAAGATTAGCACTAAGACGTATGGAAAATCATTGTGCAGAGGGAGCACTAAACACTGATGGCGTGCACTTAACTTTTAATAAATTCATTACTTCTATGATACATTTTAACTGGTTTCATTACATATCGGTTGAATTCCAGTTAGGAAGTGGCAACAAAACTCACAAGTCCTTGATCCTGTTGTTTTCATTAAAAAGTTGTGTTGGATAGACGTTCTGATCAAGTTCGGACAAGCTTTCGTACAACACCTTGCTACCTTGGTCTgtcatttttccttttctcccgGAAAATAGGCAGCAAGAGCTTTGGCAATTCAAACTGACTCAGTAGTAAGAACGACACGTTACTTTTAGCAAGGATTCCTTAATAGAAAATGCACATTGAGAATTTGTGCTTTTCAGCATAGTGACGACTATCAGGGTAGTTGCAATTTCTGCTTTTGGATGTTGGCTGTCTATTTTCTGGCTGCATTTCGCTACTAGCCAAGATATTTCCATATGCTTGTTGCTGTCATTCTTGCAAGTTTGACTCCCCACATCTTCATGACCATTTTTCACCTTCCACCCAAGTAACTTTTCCTCGGTCGTTTTCTGGTCTCTGTAGCTGTAAATATCGTTCAGCCTGTCGACTCAACACCATTGCTTCCGATAAACTTAACATCGAATGTGGCACTGTGGGCACACCTAGTCTAAGAGCATGATGTGTTGACTTGCAAATGTTACTTCAATTGTCAAGCTACAAGTTACGACTCAAGCGCCGATGCATTTTTCGAGCATAAAGTTGCTTGTTGTAGTAGTAGCGATCCTCCTTGTTATGCTTTCTCACCAAATATGGTAGCTTTTCTGGAGTAAAAATCTTGCCCTCCATGTCCATCTTTGACAGAAATACAATGTCTGTCTCTTTTATAGGACGCATTGGAATCAGAAGAAATCAAACCTTGTAAATTTTATATGGCAATTAGTTAAATTATATGCATGCTTAGTATAGAAAAGTTGTAACGATATATTCATATTTATAATGTTTTGATACAATATGATTTTGTAGTATACAAAAATTCATGATAGGTTTTAAAATCGTAATAGGTTATCTAAAAGAGGAATGAGCACTACATTTACCAAAGCACCTAGTATTTCCAGAGATTCATCTCGAAAACTGAAAGTTCCAACTAAACACTTGGGAATTCagcttccttttgttttatacTTTCACCTGGGCATTGTAGATCTTCTGCTCCAACAAACGTATCATGAAGATCGAGCGGTCTGGACGGCGTTAGATGCCCGTAATCAGTCGATTTGTGGTGTGATTGTACTTCCACCTGCACCACTTACCACACCAGGCCCCTTTTCACCACCCTTGGCATTTGTTGGCCATTTACTCGACAGCCCGACACGTGCCGAGCCCTTCCCCACACGTGACAGCCTCCCCTTTCCACTTTCGCTGTGGCTGCTGCTTCACGGTATCACGCCATGCAGCATGCGACCTTTTTTAAGCTGCAGAGTGCCAGAGTTGAAGTGACTCGCAGCTTTCGGTGTCCGGTTCTGAGATGGTCAGGTAGCAGTAGCTTCGTTGCATGTCCCATCCAGGGTCACCATCGGAGCAGACAGGCCTCCCCAACCGCACCAGCTCCTCCTATCAACGGGACGCCGCGTCACACCGCATCGATCACTTGGCCACATGACGTAAGCGAAGCACGATAGGAGATGGGAACGTACCGTATGCTACTCCTAGCAGAGCGTGACTGGCTTTCTCCTGTCCTGGATGCATGCAAATCTTAGTTTAGACGCCTCTAATTGCACGCGTGTTAGGGCTTAATCCCACCCAAATCGATCCGACTCGTCATCCACAGACGATGATGATCATTCGTGCGCTTTAAAACTCTCGTGCAGGAGCCGTCAGGATCGGGCCAACTTCTTAGTTTATGTAAGATTGCGTGTGCCGTTGAATGGGTTGGTTTGGTTTTACATCCGAAAAAGGACGTCAACTTGATGAAAGAAATGTTTGCCATGAGACAATTCAAGTAATGTATagttttgttttggctttttgGGGTAAACATATCTTTCGTCTTTCGATTTTCATATCCTCAGCGTGGTCGGTCGCTCCTAGAAATGTATATATCAACTTATTTTGATGTTACCATTTGTTCATCAATACGTGATGATGGTGGCATGAACAAGATCCTTAGTTTGGACGTTTATTTCCGTATAAGGGGATGTCTAGAAAATACTCGAGTGTTTCAACCCAGCTGAACATTCGAAATACCAGACCATTGGATCATGAACGAACAACTTGAtttgtttcttcttccttctgttGGTCTTCTTCAACCCTGGACATAGCGCCTCCATTTTCTCAGCTTGAGCTTCctcgctcccaccaccaccctgtGTACCCCCGCCCTGCCGCAGTGGTGTAAGGTCTTGCCGGCGGCTGCCGGTGCGTCCCTCTGGTGGGACCCTACACCACCTGCGGTAGCCTCCTCACAGTCCCTCCCCCCGTCGCATCCTACCACCGCCATGGCCATTGTCATCGCCCCCGCCCTGACACTGCCCACCGGATATCCTCCACCGCCTCATCGGCGGCGTCACTGCTGCCttgcctcgccgcctccgcaccCACAACCACCGCTGGGTCGGCCTGCCGCCAGTGGCCCTCCCTTCTAAGCCCGCCTGCAAAAAATGAAACCTCCAACCCAACTCGGCAACCCCTAATCCCAACTCTAATCAAGCTTGCTGGAGCTCCGTCGGAGAGACGCCGATCTGGATGAGAGAGCTAGGCAGCCCGCACGGTGTGTGAAGGAAAAAATCAAGTGCTCGACGTCTCCAAAACACTTGAGTGCTGTATAGATTAACCGTTTTGTAATGATATGTACCGAGGCGTGAAGAAACTAAACTCACATCAGTTTGACACGTGGCTTTAATGATAAGCAAAACTAATCTATACTTGACATTCACAGGGACAACTATGAATTCTCTCCAGGTGAGCTATCAAATAATCAATCACCAAACCGTGCGCATGCACATCCCCCTTATCCCAAGTCAACCATTTGGCGCCAAAGCTGCAGCCccctttcaagtttcaactgCAGTTAGGCAGCCACCTTCCCGCCTTTTCCTTCCTCGTATCTTCTCCAGCTACTACTCCTTCTGTCCTTcctctcatcctcctccctcctcctcctgttcaCCATAAAACCACGGCATTGTAGCAGACGTTGCTATCAATGGTCACCACCGCATCCACCTCGTCGCCACCGCTCTTTCGGCCACCATGGCCAAATTGCTCATCCCaatcatcatcttccatgtcgGCCTCGTGCTGATCGCTGTcgcggctgccgctgccgccgcaccaCCAGCAGTGGCCGACGACGACCGGTCCGCGCTCCTCGCCTTCCTCTCGAACGTCTCGGCTGACCCCGGCAGCGCCCTCGCGGACTGGGGCCGCTCGCCGGAGTTCTGCAACTGGACGGGCGTCATCTGCGGCGGCCCAGGCCGGCGGCGTGTCACGCAACTGGTGCTTAGTGGGAAGGGGCTCTCCGGCGTGATCTCGCCGGCGCTGGGGCGGCTGTCTCTCGTCACGGTCCTTGATCTGTCGAGCAATGCTTTCGCCGGCACgatcccgccggagctcggcgCGCTGTCAATGCTGGCGCAGCTGAGCTTGACCAACAACCTCCTCGAAGGGGCGATCCCCGCCGGCCTCGGCTTCCTCCAGAGGCTATACTACCTCGACCTCAGCGACAACCGGCTCTCTGGCGGCATACCGGCGGCGCTCTTCTGCAACTGCTCGTCCTTGCAGTACCTGGACCTCGCCAACAACTCCCTCGCCGGCGACATCCCCTACGCCGACGAGTGCCGCGTCCCCAGCCTCCGGTTCCTCCTCCTCTGGTCGAACGACCTGTCCGGCGAGATCCCGCCGGCGCTGGCCAACTCCCCCATCCTCGAGTGGGTCGACTTCGAGTCCAACTAcctctccggcgagctgccgtCGCGGGTGTTCGACAAGCTGCCGCGGCTGCAGTTCCTCTACCTCTCCTACAACAACTTCTCCAGCCACGGTGGCAACACCGACCTCGGCCCCTTCTTCCGCTCCCTGAGCAACTGCACCCGCCTTCAGGAGCTCGAGCTCGCCGGGAACGACCTCGGCGGCCGGCTCGTCGGCGAACTCCCGGGCGGGCTCCGGCAACTCCACCTCGAGGACAACGCCATCTGGGGCCCCATCCCGCCCAACATCTCCGGCCTCGTCAACCTCACCTACCTCAACCTCTCCAACAACCTGCTCAACGGCTCCATCCCGCCGGACATGTCGCGGATGCGGCGGCTCGAGCGGCTGTACCTGTCGCACAACCTTCTCTCCGGCGAGATCCCCGAGTCCATCGGCGAGATTCCGCACCTCGGCCTCGTCGACCTCTCCGGCAACCGCCTCGCCGGAGCGATCCCGGACACGTTCTCCAACCTGACGCAGCTCCGGCGGCTAATGCTCCACCACAACCGGCTCTCCGGGGCCATTCCCCCCAGCCTCGGCGACTGCCTTAACCTTGAAATCTTGGATCTCTCCTACAATGGCCTGCAAGGCCCGATCCCGGCGCACGTCGCCGCGCTGAGCAGCCTCAAACTCTACCTGAACCTGTCGAACAACCACCTCGAGGGCCCTCTCCCCCTCGAGCTCAGTAAGATGGACATGATCCTGGCGCTCGACCTGTCGGCGAACGAGCTCACCGGCGCTATCCCGGCGCAGCTCGGCAGCTGCGTCGCGCTCGAGTTCCTCAACCTCTCCGGCAACGCGCTGCGCGGCGCGCTCCCGGCGCCCGTCGTGGCGCTGCCGTTCCTGCGGACGCTCGACGTGTCACGCAACGCGCTCTCCGGGCCCCTGCCGGAGTCCCTACAGGTGTCCACGTCGCTCCGGGAGGCGGACTTCTCGTACAACAACTTCTCCGGCGAGGTGCCGCGCGCCGGCGTGCTGGCGAGCCTCTCGCCGGAGGCATTCCGCGGCAACCCCGGGCTCTGCGGCTACGTCCCCGGCATTGCCGCGTGCGAGCCCAAgcgcgcgccccgccgccgccgcccgctgctccCTGCCGTCGTTGGAATCGTCGCCGCAGTGTCTCTCATGCTCAGCGCGGTCGGGTGCCGGtccatggcgacggcgagggcgaaGCGGTTGGGGCGCCGGTCGGTGCGCCtcgtcgacggcgaggaggaagtGGAGAGGGAGCACCCGAGGATATCGTACCGGGAGCTCGCCGAGGCGACCGGCGGCTTCGTCCAGGAGGGCCTGATCGGCGCGGGGCGTTTCGGTCGCGTGTACGAGGGGACGCtccgaggcggcgcgcgcgtcgCTGTGAAGGTGCTCGACCcgaagggcggcggcgaggtctccGGCAGCTTCAAGAGGGAGTGCGAGGTGCTGAGACGGACGCGGCACAAGAACCTCGTCAGGGTGATCACCACCTGCAGCACGGCCGGGTTCAACGCGCTCGTGCTCCCCCTGATGCCCAATGGCAGCCTCGACGGCTTCCTCTAcccgcacggcggcggcgacaatggcgacggcggcggcctcgactTCGGCCAGATCATGGGGATCGCGAGCGACGTCGCCGAGGGGATGGCCTACCTACACCACTACGCGCCGGTCAGGGTCGTGCACTGCGACCTCAAGCCGAGCAACGTCCTCCTCGACGAGGGGATGCGCGCCGTCATCTCGGACTTCGGCATCGCCcggctcctcgccggcgccggcgccggcgaagccAGCTCAACCAGCGAAGAGTCCGCCCCGTGCAACTCCATCACCGGACTGTTGCAAGGCTCCGTTGGGTACATCGCACCTGGTACGTGTTGGCCCATGCACATGTGTACGCATGCACACGATGATAATGACACCAGTACTTGATACTACACGTACATGCATAACTATTCCACGTAATTAATCATGAACTAATCCTGTGATTAGTAACTGCTGTAATTTGTGTTTGTTCTTTCATTAGAGTATGGATTGGGAGGGCATCCATCGACGCAgggcgacgtgtacagcttcggcgtgaTGCTCCTGGAGCTCATCACCGGGAAGCGGCCGACGGACGTGATCTTCCACGAGGGGCTCACGCTGCACGACTGGGTGAGGCGGCACTACCCGCACGACGTCGCGGCCGTCCTCGCGCACGCGCCGTGGCGAGGGCGGCCGCTgcagtcgccgccggcggcggcggccgaggtcGCCGTCGTCGAGCTGATCGAGCTCGGGCTCGTGTGCACGCAGCACTCGCCGGCGCTGCGCCCCACCATGGCCGACGTCTGCCACGAGATCACGCTGCTCAGGGAGGACCTCgcccgccacggcgccgccgacggccgccgcTCGTTCTCGACCAAGGACTCGCTGTTCTCCAACTAAATCCACAACGAATTCTTTAGGATAAATAATCCATCAGTGCACGCAAACCACACGCCAGGAAACATCGATCGATGCGTGCtgcagctgccg
It includes:
- the LOC101774718 gene encoding serine carboxypeptidase II-2; this translates as MPARSAGAIGLLLVLLSAVAVAAAAGEGNWREEQARDRVPRVPGQAFDTSYAHYAGYVTVSEPRGAALFYWFFEAEKDPGSKPLVLWLNGGPGCSSIAYGLGEEVGPFHVNADGKGVHVNPYSWNKVANLLFVDSPVGVGYSYSNTSDDILRNGDARTAKDSLAFLLKWLERFPQYKGREFYLTGESYAGHYVPQLAQAIKRYHEATGNKSINLKGYMVGNALTDDFHDHYGIFQFMWTTGLISDQTYKLLNIFCDFESFVHTSKQCDKILDIASKEAGNIDSYSIFTPTCHATFASSKNKVMKRLRSVGKMGEQYDPCTEKHSTVYFNLAEVQKALHVNPVIGKSKWETCSGVVNNHWGDCERSVLHIYHELIQYGLRIWVFSGDTDAVIPVTSTRYSIDALKLPTVTPWHAWYDDNGEVGGWSQGYEGLTFVTVRGAGHEVPLHRPKQALTLIKSFLAGTPMPVQSSAHSDM
- the LOC101775121 gene encoding putative leucine-rich repeat receptor-like serine/threonine-protein kinase At2g24130 encodes the protein MAKLLIPIIIFHVGLVLIAVAAAAAAAPPAVADDDRSALLAFLSNVSADPGSALADWGRSPEFCNWTGVICGGPGRRRVTQLVLSGKGLSGVISPALGRLSLVTVLDLSSNAFAGTIPPELGALSMLAQLSLTNNLLEGAIPAGLGFLQRLYYLDLSDNRLSGGIPAALFCNCSSLQYLDLANNSLAGDIPYADECRVPSLRFLLLWSNDLSGEIPPALANSPILEWVDFESNYLSGELPSRVFDKLPRLQFLYLSYNNFSSHGGNTDLGPFFRSLSNCTRLQELELAGNDLGGRLVGELPGGLRQLHLEDNAIWGPIPPNISGLVNLTYLNLSNNLLNGSIPPDMSRMRRLERLYLSHNLLSGEIPESIGEIPHLGLVDLSGNRLAGAIPDTFSNLTQLRRLMLHHNRLSGAIPPSLGDCLNLEILDLSYNGLQGPIPAHVAALSSLKLYLNLSNNHLEGPLPLELSKMDMILALDLSANELTGAIPAQLGSCVALEFLNLSGNALRGALPAPVVALPFLRTLDVSRNALSGPLPESLQVSTSLREADFSYNNFSGEVPRAGVLASLSPEAFRGNPGLCGYVPGIAACEPKRAPRRRRPLLPAVVGIVAAVSLMLSAVGCRSMATARAKRLGRRSVRLVDGEEEVEREHPRISYRELAEATGGFVQEGLIGAGRFGRVYEGTLRGGARVAVKVLDPKGGGEVSGSFKRECEVLRRTRHKNLVRVITTCSTAGFNALVLPLMPNGSLDGFLYPHGGGDNGDGGGLDFGQIMGIASDVAEGMAYLHHYAPVRVVHCDLKPSNVLLDEGMRAVISDFGIARLLAGAGAGEASSTSEESAPCNSITGLLQGSVGYIAPEYGLGGHPSTQGDVYSFGVMLLELITGKRPTDVIFHEGLTLHDWVRRHYPHDVAAVLAHAPWRGRPLQSPPAAAAEVAVVELIELGLVCTQHSPALRPTMADVCHEITLLREDLARHGAADGRRSFSTKDSLFSN